From one Solea solea chromosome 15, fSolSol10.1, whole genome shotgun sequence genomic stretch:
- the kif16bb gene encoding uncharacterized protein kif16bb gives MASVRVAVRVRPVNKREKQLSSMGIIHVNGSTTTIQKPSHVRGEQLKEGVKAFSFDFAYDSTDKQSPTYATQEKIFLDLGSDVLKAAFEGFNACLFAYGQTGSGKSFTMMGHNEDKGLIPRICEGLFKEISHRSKSDSVSFRTEVSYLEIYNERVQDLLKKRTTSPKSGGLRVREHPRDGPYVENLMKRLIHNYSDMEDLITIGNANRTTACTSMNDLSSRSHAIFTIHFTQACFDSDMPRETLSKIHLVDLAGSERADATQTTGTRLKEGANINKSLVTLSSVISALADLNIGGQSTKMKQVFIPYRDSVLTWLLKDSLGGNSITTMIATVSPAHVNYGETLSTLRYASRAKNIVNSPTVNEDDNVKVIRELQAEVTRLHRLLEEANQVKSGEPSSPVKVAEELHQNEAKVLALTKEWTSKWSETQNILQGEAVVLRKEGSRVILDCQLPHLIGIEKDLLGSGIILYYLKEGRSRVGSDKASCSQDIVLHGPGLLSEHCVLENHADAVTLIPQDGALCSVNGSVVTSPCQLTQGSIMQLGHGTILRFNHPSEAAQLREKRQSGLLSDFSLSLTDLSKSTENLSKVMLQNPGGMEKKERLNHQEVVWQQVQKSLNKRNQDIKRLPEQNNEVTQQQREEEMKGPEMEETGNDLIDTLAAEMEKSKVPSSSTTTEKLITPAKLGKPLVPHADIELDGDKIQGGVSTRGGHNQERDLCHKSRPGLMSERPWRKAQTGLGVSSYQGEVWSGDASLQQTTVLGLGDGCGMKPDGNANEIQDFVADCYERRLSSGGSSLGSMSHLQSRRRTTSTSVLPQTNTHSQMDKKPQSRQVPSHPPEQTIFEGQFCNGQIDEFGPLEEIPGVCLTEMEAATVQSSGLGSLVSRVSWMVQDARRLLWSSRSVLQQIREEGLQHFGARHVTSLVKKNHVMSLVNSQVLSMVKGSFVFSLCKDSHIFAIMKDLPLIQHIHMEITELLQPEVADEIIHGCINPDNTRPLVLTPMETLGKVEEFPDDDDDDDDDLEISENIWKRSKDIVDLPKVQSISFIDVKQDELITDQRVTRVYKVGDQGFKNSRTVVNTMDVQIFSQILITFPDSLSNLQTLPLQDVINVLNSTITTTVITSQKILALFWLNVAKCSQPRPRPALLILTEKGLYTLTTDFGPLVLFSHLPLLQLKEVQIGLAGQSLRLMGTTEESILGVYTHSQKLTRELCRVLLGAICPRDNRVSQHPLLHGDLMRMSLDCKVHVPDLLMDAKFRVCCQFQKRRADLIYLLHCNMDQPAVALGQVQLLLYVSVGVCISPTMHGKELAQLFLTDTYLGLVQEDAVFHPTAGCVTTQPYRPPFHNLTLRQRSHVRCMLLHDEDEHGVVRLDVILGNVRGMGHPESMTEAATPPAQAFNSCLCVEMWKLTFSCSTEAACLINHLSNI, from the exons ATGGCCTCTGTGAGAGTAGCTGTTCGAGTCCGCCCGGTGAACAAAAG agaaaagcagctgtCGTCCATGGGCATAATTCATGTGAATGGGAGCACCACAACCATTCAAAag CCCTCACATGTTCGAGGGGAGCAGTTAAAAGAGGGAGTGAAGGCCTTTTCATTTGACTTTGCATATGATTCAACTGACAAACAAAGCCCCACATATGCAACTCAAGAGAAG ATTTTTCTTGACTTGGGCTCTGATGTATTGAAAGCTGCATTTGAAGGCTTCAATGCCTGTCTGTTTGCATATGGTCAAACTGGCTCTGGAAAATCATTCACCATGATGGGCCACAAC GAAGATAAAGGTTTGATCCCACGGATCTGTGAAGGCTTGTTCAAGGAGATATCTCACAGAAGCAAGAGTGATTCTGTGTCATTTCGTACAGAGGTCAG CTATTTAGAGATCTATAACGAACGCGTGCAGGACCTTCTCAAGAAGAGAACGACTTCACCAAAGAGTGGAGGATTGAGGGTGAGGGAGCACCCGAGAGACGGGCCCTATGTTGAGA ATCTGATGAAACGCTTGATACATAACTACAGCGACATGGAGGACTTGATCACGATCGGCAATGCCAACCGCACAACGGCCTGTACGAGCATGAATGACCTCAGCAGCCGCTCTCATGCCATCTTTACCATCCACTTCACGCAG GCTTGCTTTGACTCGGATATGCCACGCGAGACGTTGAGTAAGATCCACCTGGTGGACCTGGCAGGCAGTGAGAGAGCGGATGCCACACAGACCACAGGCACCAGGCTGAAGGAAGGTGCCAACATCAACAAATCCCTGGTCACTCTGAGCAGTGTGATCTCAGCGCTGG CTGACCTTAACATAGGAGGACAGTCGACAAAAATGAAGCAGGTCTTCATTCCTTACAGAGACTCTGTGCTGACATGGCTACTTAAAGACAGCCTGGGTGGAAACTCTATAACGACCATGATAGCAA CAGTTTCTCCTGCTCATGTGAACTACGGGGAGACACTGAGCACTCTGCGCTACGCCAGCCGAGCTAAAAACATCGTGAACTCTCCAACAGTGAATGAGGACGACAACGTGAAGGTTATCCGAGAGCTGCAGGCTGAGGTTACAAGGCTCCACAGGCTACTAGAAGAAGCTAATCAG GTCAAGAGTGGCGAGCCGTCTTCCCCTGTGAAAGTAGCAGAGGAGCTGCATCAGAACGAGGCAAAG GTTCTTGCATTGACCAAGGAATGGACCAGCAAATGGAGTGAAACTCAGAATATTCTGCAG GGAGAGGCTGTGGTTCTGAGGAAGGAGGGAAGTAGAGTGATTCTGGACTGCCAGTTACCTCATCTAATAGGCATTGAGAAAGATCTACTTGGCAGTGGCATCATTCTCTATTATTTGAAA GAGGGGAGATCACGGGTTGGGAGTGACAAAGCATCATGCAGTCAGGATATTG tGCTTCATGGGCCCGGGCTCCTCAGTGAACATTGTGTGCTTGAGAACCACGCTGATGCCGTGACTCTGATCCCTCAGGACGGCGCACTGTGTTCAGTCAATGGCTCTGTGGTCACCAGCCCCTGCCAGCTGACTCAGG GTAGCATCATGCAGCTTGGACATGGAACCATACTGAGGTTTAATCACCCAAGTGAAGCTGCTCAGCTCCGAGAGAAACGCCAG AGCGGGCTGCTGTCTGACTTCAGCTTGTCATTGACTGACCTGTCCAAATCGACCGAGAATCTGTCCAAGGTGATGCTGCAAAACCCAGG GGGgatggaaaagaaagagaggctCAACCATCAGGAGGTGGTGTGGCAGCAGGTCCAAAAAAGCTTGAACAAACGCAATCAGGACATCAAAAGACTTCCAGAGCAAAACAATGAGGTTACCcaacaacagagagaagaggagatgaAGGGGCCAGAGATGGAAGAGACTGGTAATGA TCTGATAGATACGCTGGCCGCAGAGATGGAGAAGTCCAAAGTGCCAAGCAGCTCTACCACAACAGAGAAGCTCATTACTCCA GCCAAACTTGGAAAACCCCTTGTCCCTCATGCTGATATTGAGTTAGATGGAGACAAAATACAGGGTGGAGTAAGCACTAGGGGAGGCCACAATCAGGAGAGGGACTTGTGTCATAAATCAAGGCCAGGGCTGATGTCTGAAAGGCCGTGGAGAAAAGCTCAGACTGGGCTTGGAGTTTCAAGTTATCAGGGAGAGGTTTGGTCAGGGGATGCCAGCCTCCAGCAGACAACTGTCCTGGGCCTGGGTGATGGATGTGGCATGAAGCCAGATGGGAATGCTAACGAGATCCAAGATTTTGTAGCCGACTGCTACGAGAGGAGACTCAGCTCTGGTGGGAGCTCATTAGGCAGTATGTCCCACCTGCAGAGTAGGAGAAGAACTACCTCCACGTCTGTCCTCCCACAGACCAACACTCACTCTCAGATGGACAAAAAGCCTCAAAGCCGTCAGGTGCCCTCCCATCCACCAGAGCAAACAATCTTCGAGGGGCAGTTCTGCAATGGACAAATTGATGAATTTGGACCTTTGGAGGAGATCCCAGGAGTGTGTTTGACGGAGATGGAAGCAGCCACCGTGCAAAGCTCAGGACTGGGCTCTTTGGTTAGCAGGGTCTCATGGATGGTCCAGGATGCAAGACGTCTCCTCTGGAGCTCTCGCTCAGTATTGCAGCAGATCCGGGAAGAGGGACTACAGCATTTTGGAGCCCGGCATGTCACGTCTCTGGTCAAGAAAAATCATGTAATGTCTCTTGTGAACAGCCAGGTCCTCTCCATGGTGAAAGGGAGCTTTGTCTTCTCTTTGTGCAAGGATAGTCACATTTTTGCCATAATGAAAGACCTTCCGCTTATACAGCACATTCACATGGAGATAACTGAACTACTTCAGCCTGAGGTGGCAGATGAGATTATTCACGGCTGCATTAATCCTGATAACACACGACCCCTGGTCCTAACACCAATGGAAACTTTAGGCAAAGTAGAGGAATTcccagatgatgatgatgatgatgatgacgatttAGAAATCTCAGAAAATATTTGGAAAAGGAGCAAGGACATTGTGGATCTGCCGAAAGTGCAAAGCATATCTTTCATAGATGTAAAACAAGATGAACTGATCACAGACCAAAGGGTTACTCGTGTGTATAAAGTCGGAGATCAGGGTTTCAAGAACTCGAGGACGGTGGTGAACACAATGGATGTCCAAATCTTCAGTCAAATCTTGATAACATTTCCTGACTCCCTTTCAAATCTACAGACTCTTCCATTGCAagatgttataaatgttttgAACTCTACCATCACCACCACAGTCATCACCTCTCAGAAGATTTTAGCTCTCTTTTGGCTGAACGTGGCTAAATGTAGCCAACCTCGTCCCCGTCCTGCCCTCCTGATCCTGACAGAGAAGGGCCTctacacactgaccactgactttGGGCCCCTGGTTCTGTTCAGTCATCTCCCATTGCTGCAGCTGAAGGAGGTGCAGATAGGCTTAGCAGGCCAGAGTCTGCGTTTGATGGGCACTACAGAGGAGAGCATCTTGGGTGTCTACACTCACAGCCAGAAGCTTACCAGGGAGCTGTGCCGGGTCTTACTTGGTGCCATCTGCCCCAGAGATAACAGGGTCTCTCAGCATCCACTGCTCCATGGAGATTTGATGAGGATGTCTCTAGACTGCAAGGTTCATGTTCCTGACCTGCTGATGGATGCTAAATTTAGGGTTTGCTGCCAGTTTCAGAAGAGACGAGCTGATCTGATTTACCTCCTTCATTGCAACATGGACCAACCTGCAGTTGCGCTGGGACAGGTACAGCTCCTACTGTACGTAAGTGTAGGGGTGTGCATCAGTCCCACTATGCATGGTAAGGAACTTGCCCAGCTTTTTCTTACCGATACCTATCTTGGTCTGGTGCAGGAAGATGCCGTCTTTCATCCGACTGCAGGCTGTGTCACAACGCAGCCCTACCGTCCCCCATTCCATAACTTAACTCTTCGTCAGCGCTCACATGTGCGCTGCATGCTTCTGCACGATGAAGACGAGCACGGAGTTGTCAGACTGGATGTAATCCTGGGAAATGTGAGGGGCATGGGTCACCCTGAAAGCATGACAGAGGCAGCTACCCCTCCTGCACAAGCCTTTAACTCATGTCTGTGTGTAGAAATGTGGAAATTAACTTTCAGTTGCTCCACTGAGGCTGCCTGCCTGATTAATCACTTGTCAAATATCTGA
- the mad2l1bp gene encoding MAD2L1-binding protein, giving the protein MMQCGRDAAGIFKTMAEIHEVFKLTSSLEDSGSESTTKSVEHGLNRRLSFSSEKDTSAQQESNTTRKALQSVPDDSRSCRTSAEIVEQHLPTAASTFIEAKNESPSKDISHNFGSNSQQQNVNSSEDKENVAAPSSVITADIIHEDTPSDSSLQESDEIANKQHSNTEDNDAEVVKKAQEQGCVDVVFPGAVTQEGCCRFVSEILKCILYQRQQLPMTYDQLLYSQQKRQSSVQDRDTVSRRLVQSADMDGRKCQQTLQDLEEVLQQLEVLFSLSRVPRVLFLMGGSLVLPKELYEINMEALVLAGGDQCLRVSSCLRQLFRTLFVADLLSDTRPVRLMPTTVLVLAHRDCGVGWFRPKLQFKVPACVKKQIIALSTDPSSCKEPRAEVLDWQDYVWFQAPLTIKGFCN; this is encoded by the exons ATGATGCAGTGCGGCAGAGACGCAGCGGGGATATTCAAAACTATGGCAGAAATCCACGAAGTATTTAAACTTACATCGAGTTTAGAGGACTCGGGCAGTGAGTCCACTACTAAAAGTGTGGAACATGGCTTAAATCGACGACTATCGTTTTCTTCAGAAAAGGACACGAGCGCTCAACAGGAATCGAATACAACACGAAAAGCTTTACAAAGTGTTCCCGACGACTCGCGTTCATGCCGAACTTCTGCGGAAATCGTCGAACAGCACTTGCCAACCGCCGCAAGCACGTTTATAGAGGCGAAAAATGAATCGCCATCGAAAGACATATCCCATAATTTTGGTTCAAATTCCCAGcaacagaatgtaaacagtagCGAAGACAAGGAAAACGTCGCTGCGCCCTCTTCAGTCATCACTGCAG ACATTATCCACGAGGACACTCCTAGTGACAGCAGTTTGCAAGAATCCGATGAAATTGCCAATAaacaacacagtaacacagaggACAATGACGCTGAGGTGGTGAAAAAAGCACAGGAGCAAGGCTGTGTGGATGTCGTCTTTCCTGGCGCTGTAACCCAAGAAGGCTGCTGCCGCTTCGTCAGTGAGATCCTCAAGTGTATTCTCTATCAGCGGCAGCAGCTACCCATGACGTATGATCAGCTGCTGTATTCTCAACAGAAACGGCAATCCTCTGTGCAG gacagagacacagtgagtcGCAGGCTGGTGCAGTCTGCAGACATGGACGGGCGGAAGTGTCAGCAAACTCTACAGGATCTAGAGGAGGTGTTACAGCAGCTGGAGGTGCTTTTTTCTCTGAGCAGGGTACCCCGTGTGCTGTTCCTCATGGGTGGCTCCCTTGTCCTGCCCAAAGAACTGTATGAGATAAACATGGAGGCACTGGTTTTGGCAGGGGGAGATCAATGCCTAAGGGTATCTTCATGCTTAAGGCAACTGTTCCGCACACTTTTTGTGGCTGACCTTTTGTCTGACACCAGACCTGTTCGTTTAATGCCCACCACGGTCTTGGTGCTGGCTCACAGGGATTGCGGAGTCGGTTGGTTCCGTCCGAAACTGCAATTTAAAGTGCCGGCTTGTGTAAAGAAGCAAATTATTGCTCTGTCTACAGATCCCAGCTCCTGTAAGGAACCGAGAGCAGAGGTGTTGGACTGGCAGGATTATGTGTGGTTTCAGGCACCGTTGACCATCAAGGGATTCTGTAACTGA